From the genome of Streptomyces sp. NBC_01260, one region includes:
- the trmB gene encoding tRNA (guanosine(46)-N7)-methyltransferase TrmB, protein MNPSPTTPGDVAPGAEPAAAAPGAEPAPVAPATAGIPDDLRTAALDRQRRLRQEPRFPGGPAADPAGSHHERRIRSFQPRRSRVSPGQQDALERLWPKWGLDIDGLRVLDLPALFDGLPVVLEIGFGMGEATAQMAADDPGTGILAVDVHTPGQGNLLRLADRNGMSNIRVANGDAIILLREMLTPDSLDGLRVYFPDPWPKSRHHKRRLIQPEFLDLVARRLRPGAVLHCATDWEPYAEQMLEVLTAHPRFENTAADGGYAPRPAFRPLTRFEGQGLDKGHVVHDLLFARH, encoded by the coding sequence ATGAACCCCTCCCCCACGACGCCCGGCGACGTCGCGCCCGGAGCCGAACCGGCAGCGGCCGCGCCCGGGGCCGAGCCCGCGCCCGTCGCACCCGCCACCGCCGGAATCCCGGACGATCTGCGCACCGCGGCACTGGACCGCCAGCGCCGGCTGCGTCAGGAGCCCCGCTTTCCCGGCGGCCCCGCAGCCGATCCCGCCGGTTCGCACCACGAGCGCCGGATCCGCAGCTTCCAGCCGCGCCGCAGCCGGGTCTCGCCCGGCCAGCAGGACGCCCTGGAGCGGCTCTGGCCGAAGTGGGGCCTGGACATCGACGGGCTGCGGGTCCTCGATCTGCCCGCGCTGTTCGACGGGCTGCCGGTGGTGCTGGAGATCGGCTTCGGAATGGGCGAGGCCACCGCGCAGATGGCCGCCGACGACCCGGGCACGGGCATCCTCGCCGTCGACGTGCACACCCCGGGCCAGGGCAATCTGCTCCGCCTCGCGGACCGGAACGGCATGTCCAACATCCGGGTCGCCAACGGCGACGCGATCATCCTGCTGCGGGAGATGCTGACACCGGACTCGCTGGACGGGCTCCGGGTGTACTTCCCCGACCCGTGGCCCAAGTCCCGCCACCACAAGCGCCGGCTGATCCAGCCGGAGTTCCTCGACCTGGTGGCGCGGCGGCTGCGGCCGGGAGCGGTCCTGCACTGCGCGACCGACTGGGAGCCGTACGCCGAGCAGATGCTGGAGGTGCTGACCGCGCACCCCCGGTTCGAGAACACGGCGGCGGACGGCGGCTACGCGCCGCGGCCCGCGTTCCGGCCGCTGACCCGGTTCGAGGGGCAGGGCCTGGACAAGGGCCATGTCGTGCACGACCTGCTCTTCGCCCGCCACTGA
- the lhgO gene encoding L-2-hydroxyglutarate oxidase, which yields MMTHAAYDCDVLVIGGGIVGLSTAYAITRTAPGTRVTVLEKEWGPARHQTGRNSGVIHSGIYYRPGSLKARYAVRGAAEMVDFCREHGIAHAVTGKLIVATGRAELPRLHALVQRGREHGLPVRELGPAQIAEYEPRVRGLAAIRVGTTGVCDFGAVAGRFADEVRAGGGLIRFGAEVTAIDRRPWGVAVRTADGLVVRARVLVNCAGLQCDRVARLAGDDPGMRIVPFRGEYYELARPDLVRGLVYPVPDPAFPFLGVHLTRGHDGSVHVGPNAVPALAREGYGWPVVRPRELMDTLSWPGTWRIARRHWRYGAGEVHRSLSKHAFTAAVRRLLPDVTEADLRPAPAGVRAQAVLRDGTLVDDFLIREAPHTVHVLNAPSPAATASLPIGREVARRALLRAQGTGWKPPAVESGHCV from the coding sequence ATGATGACGCACGCGGCGTACGACTGCGATGTGCTGGTGATCGGCGGCGGGATCGTCGGTCTGTCGACCGCGTATGCGATCACGCGGACCGCTCCGGGCACCAGGGTGACCGTGCTGGAGAAGGAGTGGGGCCCCGCGCGCCACCAGACGGGGCGCAACAGCGGGGTGATCCACAGCGGCATCTACTACCGCCCGGGTTCACTCAAGGCGCGGTACGCGGTGCGCGGCGCCGCCGAGATGGTCGACTTCTGCCGGGAGCACGGCATCGCGCACGCGGTGACCGGCAAGCTGATCGTCGCGACCGGGCGCGCCGAGCTGCCCCGGCTGCACGCGCTGGTGCAGCGCGGCCGCGAGCACGGGCTTCCGGTGCGCGAGCTGGGGCCGGCCCAGATCGCGGAGTACGAACCCCGGGTGCGCGGCCTCGCCGCGATCCGGGTGGGCACGACGGGGGTGTGCGACTTCGGCGCGGTCGCCGGGCGGTTCGCCGACGAGGTACGGGCCGGCGGCGGCCTGATCCGGTTCGGCGCCGAGGTGACCGCGATCGACCGACGGCCCTGGGGCGTCGCGGTGCGGACGGCGGACGGCCTGGTGGTGCGGGCCCGGGTACTGGTCAACTGCGCGGGGCTGCAGTGCGACCGGGTGGCCCGGCTGGCGGGCGACGACCCGGGGATGCGGATCGTGCCCTTCCGGGGGGAGTACTACGAGCTGGCCCGGCCCGATCTGGTGCGCGGCCTGGTCTATCCGGTGCCGGATCCGGCGTTCCCGTTCCTCGGCGTGCATCTGACCCGCGGCCACGACGGCAGCGTCCACGTCGGGCCGAACGCGGTGCCCGCGCTGGCCCGCGAGGGCTACGGCTGGCCGGTCGTGCGCCCCCGTGAGCTGATGGACACGCTGAGCTGGCCGGGCACCTGGCGGATCGCGCGCAGACACTGGCGGTACGGGGCGGGCGAGGTGCACCGCTCACTGTCGAAGCACGCCTTCACGGCGGCCGTGCGGCGGCTGCTGCCCGACGTCACCGAGGCCGACCTGCGGCCCGCCCCGGCCGGGGTCAGGGCCCAGGCGGTCCTCCGGGACGGCACCCTGGTGGACGATTTCCTGATCCGCGAGGCCCCGCACACGGTGCATGTGCTGAACGCTCCGTCGCCCGCCGCCACGGCCTCGCTGCCCATCGGGCGGGAGGTGGCGCGCAGGGCGCTCCTGCGGGCACAGGGGACGGGGTGGAAACCGCCCGCCGTAGAATCAGGGCATTGTGTCTGA
- a CDS encoding sporulation protein yields MSREQRGPNEKLGTVLALAGISNAGLARRVNDLGAQRGLTLRYDKTSVARWVSKGMVPQGAAPHLIAAAIGAKLGRPVPLHEIGLADADPAPEVGLTFPRDVGEAVRSATELYRLDLAGRRAGSGGIWQSLAGSFSVSAYATPASRWLISPADPSVARASAAAEAAVLGTQGARGAAGAQGTPGAPGATAPPGAPGKQILSGTPLVPGQAGAPPVHGHGAPPTPGHSVSIPAQPGPESAHGVSPLRVGHSDVSKLREAAQDARRWDSKYGGGDWRSSMVPECLRVDAAPLLLGSYSDEVGRALFGAAAELTRLAGWMAFDTGQQEAAQRYYIQALRLARAAADVPLGGYVLASMSLQATYRGFADEGVDLAQAAVERNRGLATARTMSFFRLVEARAHAKASDAPAAGAALKAAEGWLERSRDGDADPSWLGFYSYDRFAADAAECHLDLKAPRQVRRFTEQALSRPTEEFVRSHGLRLVVSAVAELESGNLDAACAAGTRAVEVAGRISSARTTEYVRDLLHRLEPYGDEPRVAELRERARPLLVAPA; encoded by the coding sequence ATGTCCAGGGAGCAACGCGGGCCGAACGAGAAGCTCGGAACCGTTCTCGCCCTCGCGGGAATCAGCAACGCCGGGCTCGCCCGGCGGGTCAACGACCTCGGGGCGCAGCGCGGACTGACACTTCGGTACGACAAGACCTCGGTGGCCAGATGGGTCTCCAAGGGCATGGTGCCGCAGGGCGCCGCGCCCCATCTCATCGCTGCGGCGATCGGCGCCAAGCTCGGCAGGCCGGTCCCGCTGCACGAGATCGGGCTCGCCGACGCCGACCCCGCGCCGGAGGTCGGTCTGACGTTCCCGCGCGATGTGGGTGAGGCGGTCCGCTCGGCGACCGAGCTGTACCGGCTGGATCTGGCCGGGCGGCGGGCCGGCAGCGGCGGCATCTGGCAGTCGCTGGCGGGCTCGTTCTCGGTGAGCGCGTACGCCACCCCGGCGTCCCGCTGGCTGATATCCCCCGCCGACCCGTCGGTCGCCCGCGCCTCGGCGGCCGCCGAGGCGGCGGTGCTCGGCACACAGGGCGCACGGGGCGCAGCGGGGGCGCAGGGCACGCCGGGTGCACCCGGAGCCACGGCGCCGCCCGGCGCGCCGGGGAAGCAGATCCTGTCCGGAACCCCGCTCGTACCGGGTCAGGCGGGGGCGCCGCCGGTCCACGGGCACGGCGCGCCACCGACACCGGGGCACAGCGTCTCCATCCCGGCCCAGCCGGGTCCCGAGTCCGCGCACGGCGTCTCGCCGCTGCGGGTCGGCCACAGCGATGTGTCCAAACTGCGCGAGGCCGCCCAGGACGCGCGCCGCTGGGACTCCAAGTACGGCGGCGGGGACTGGCGTTCGTCCATGGTCCCGGAGTGCTTACGGGTCGACGCCGCACCGCTGCTGCTGGGTTCGTACAGCGACGAGGTGGGCCGGGCTCTCTTCGGCGCCGCGGCGGAACTGACCAGGCTCGCCGGGTGGATGGCCTTCGACACCGGCCAGCAGGAGGCCGCACAGCGCTACTACATCCAGGCGCTGCGCCTGGCGCGTGCCGCGGCCGACGTACCGCTCGGCGGCTACGTCCTCGCCTCCATGTCGCTGCAGGCGACCTACCGCGGCTTCGCCGACGAGGGCGTCGACCTCGCGCAGGCGGCCGTGGAGCGCAACCGCGGGCTCGCGACGGCGCGCACGATGAGCTTCTTCCGCCTGGTGGAGGCACGGGCTCACGCCAAGGCGAGCGACGCACCGGCCGCGGGGGCCGCGCTGAAGGCTGCCGAGGGGTGGCTGGAGCGCTCCCGGGACGGCGACGCGGACCCGTCGTGGCTGGGCTTCTACTCGTACGACCGGTTCGCGGCCGACGCCGCGGAGTGCCACCTCGACCTCAAGGCGCCGCGGCAGGTGCGGCGCTTCACCGAGCAGGCGCTGTCCAGGCCGACCGAGGAGTTCGTCCGCTCGCACGGGCTGCGGCTCGTGGTGTCGGCCGTCGCCGAGCTGGAGTCGGGGAACCTGGACGCGGCCTGCGCCGCGGGGACCCGCGCGGTGGAGGTGGCGGGCCGCATCTCGTCGGCGCGGACCACCGAGTACGTGCGCGACCTGCTGCACCGGCTGGAGCCCTACGGGGACGAGCCGCGCGTCGCCGAGCTGCGGGAACGCGCCCGCCCGCTGCTGGTGGCCCCCGCGTAG
- a CDS encoding aldo/keto reductase, whose protein sequence is MTTLRKLGSSSLQVFPLALGGNVFGWTADEAQSFAVLDAYAAAGGNFIDTADTYSSWVPGNEGGESETLIGKWFAARGNRSDIVLATKVGAHPSYKGLSPATIKAAAEESLRRLGSDHIDLYYTHFDDETVPVEEIITALDQLVKDGKVREIAASNITPERLRASLDFSEREGLARYVALQPHYNLVSRDTYEGELQDTAAAAGLAAVPYFALASGFLTGKYRPGTTVDSARAGKAGLHLESERGQKVLAALDKVAQERNAEIATVALAWLASRSTVAAPIASARTVEQLPALVAVADLRLTDQELTELTEASA, encoded by the coding sequence ATGACTACTCTCCGCAAGCTCGGCTCATCCAGCCTCCAGGTCTTCCCGCTCGCCCTCGGCGGCAACGTCTTCGGCTGGACCGCCGACGAGGCGCAGTCCTTCGCCGTCCTCGACGCGTACGCGGCGGCAGGCGGCAACTTCATCGACACCGCCGACACGTACTCCTCCTGGGTCCCCGGCAACGAGGGCGGCGAGTCGGAGACCCTGATCGGCAAGTGGTTCGCGGCGCGGGGCAACCGTTCCGACATCGTCCTGGCCACCAAGGTCGGTGCCCACCCCTCGTACAAGGGACTCTCCCCCGCCACCATCAAGGCCGCGGCCGAGGAATCGCTGCGCCGGCTCGGCAGTGACCACATCGATCTCTACTACACGCACTTCGACGACGAGACGGTCCCGGTCGAGGAGATCATCACCGCCCTCGACCAGCTGGTGAAGGACGGCAAGGTCCGCGAGATCGCCGCCTCCAACATCACCCCGGAGCGGCTCCGCGCCTCGCTGGACTTCTCCGAGCGCGAGGGGCTGGCCCGTTACGTGGCCCTGCAGCCGCACTACAACCTCGTCTCCAGGGACACCTACGAGGGCGAGCTCCAGGACACCGCTGCCGCCGCCGGGCTCGCCGCGGTCCCGTACTTCGCACTCGCCTCCGGCTTCCTCACCGGCAAGTACCGCCCCGGTACGACCGTGGACAGCGCGCGCGCCGGAAAGGCGGGCCTGCACCTGGAGTCGGAGCGCGGGCAGAAGGTCCTCGCCGCGCTCGACAAGGTGGCGCAGGAGCGGAACGCCGAGATCGCGACCGTGGCGCTGGCCTGGCTGGCGTCCCGGTCGACCGTCGCCGCCCCGATCGCCTCCGCCCGTACGGTCGAGCAGCTGCCCGCGCTGGTGGCCGTCGCTGATCTGCGGCTCACGGACCAGGAGCTGACCGAGCTCACCGAGGCGTCCGCCTAA
- a CDS encoding PP2C family protein-serine/threonine phosphatase, with translation MGKRQQRRGRRIGEIRNHRFVRALPGLIIVGGLMFDFLTPPAFTAVPLFAAAPLIAAPFFSLAGTIRVGIAALLCVAGLRLYSGTLFQVVPVIELLTVLTVSILALFINGVVRRSNEQLASARVIAETAMRAVLPTPSDRIGGLYVAARYEAAQADEFVGGDLFSVTDTPYGVRLVVGDVRGKGLDAVEAVAVIIGAFREAAEQERSLEGVAQRLERALARESSGLGGLDAAEGFITAALAEIPPGAARVRIVNRGHPEPLLLHSDGALEVLEPTLPALPLGMDLGVWPDRADEWELPPGATLLLYTDGLSEARDADGVFYDPAERLRGRIFPGPEELLSALTDDVRLHTGGVTTDDMALLAVVRPREVSRPMPPCVTVRDPSA, from the coding sequence GTGGGGAAGCGGCAGCAGCGGCGGGGGAGACGCATCGGGGAGATCCGCAACCACCGGTTCGTCCGGGCGCTGCCTGGCCTGATCATCGTCGGCGGGCTGATGTTCGACTTCCTCACCCCGCCCGCCTTCACGGCCGTTCCGCTGTTCGCCGCGGCCCCGCTGATCGCCGCGCCGTTCTTCTCACTGGCCGGCACCATCCGTGTCGGGATCGCCGCACTGCTGTGCGTGGCGGGGCTGCGGCTCTACAGCGGAACGCTGTTCCAGGTCGTGCCGGTCATCGAGCTCCTCACCGTTCTCACCGTCTCGATCCTCGCGCTCTTCATCAACGGGGTCGTCCGGCGCAGCAACGAGCAGCTGGCCTCCGCACGGGTCATCGCGGAGACCGCCATGCGCGCGGTGCTGCCGACGCCGTCCGACCGGATCGGCGGGCTGTACGTGGCCGCGCGGTACGAGGCGGCGCAGGCGGACGAGTTCGTCGGCGGCGACCTGTTCTCGGTCACGGACACCCCGTACGGGGTGCGGCTGGTGGTCGGGGACGTGCGCGGCAAGGGTCTGGACGCGGTGGAGGCCGTGGCGGTGATCATCGGCGCGTTCCGGGAGGCTGCCGAGCAGGAGCGGTCGCTGGAGGGGGTGGCTCAGCGGCTGGAGCGTGCGCTGGCGCGGGAATCGAGCGGGCTCGGCGGCCTCGACGCGGCCGAGGGGTTCATCACCGCCGCGCTCGCCGAGATCCCGCCGGGTGCGGCCCGGGTACGGATCGTCAACCGCGGCCACCCCGAACCGCTGCTGCTGCACTCGGACGGGGCGCTGGAGGTACTGGAGCCCACGCTGCCCGCGCTGCCCCTGGGAATGGACCTGGGCGTGTGGCCGGACCGCGCCGACGAGTGGGAGCTGCCCCCCGGGGCGACGCTCCTCCTCTACACGGACGGCCTCTCCGAGGCCCGTGACGCCGACGGGGTCTTCTACGACCCCGCCGAGCGGCTGCGCGGACGGATCTTCCCGGGCCCCGAGGAACTGCTGTCGGCGCTGACCGATGACGTACGGCTGCACACCGGCGGGGTGACGACCGACGACATGGCGCTGCTCGCCGTCGTGCGCCCCCGGGAGGTGTCGCGACCAATGCCACCGTGCGTAACCGTAAGGGACCCCTCCGCATAA
- a CDS encoding M23 family metallopeptidase, with the protein MASNKPAPEAPSWFVPEHGNDFGTGPGAVYGTNHGTAYGTDHGTAYGTDRSSESGNGFLADEAGPDKAWEEWNPTEESVRPVRGKHRVAKQRNGLARSSTVLGVGVIAAVGAGGMASAQSRPPVSISLPDAISDNLPEAKSLPGVGALFSGESEAEKAKAETASAPLTTAGITTTEAEQGTTDAGEALRARILQQAEQQQDSADAEAKAAEEKAAAEKAAAEAKKQQDAAEEKAAAAKKKAAEEAKKKAEAARLAKLAASYAIPTSSYTITSTFGEAGSMWSSGYHTGLDFAAPTGTPIKAIHSGTVKSAGWSGSYGYRTVLELEDGTELWFCHQSSIGVGVGQKVTTGDTIGRVGATGNVTGPHLHLEVHTPDGTGIDPMTWLRARGLTV; encoded by the coding sequence GTGGCGTCCAACAAGCCTGCCCCCGAAGCCCCCTCCTGGTTCGTGCCCGAACACGGAAATGACTTCGGAACCGGGCCCGGTGCTGTCTACGGCACCAACCACGGAACCGCTTACGGGACCGACCACGGAACCGCATACGGAACCGATCGGAGCAGCGAGTCCGGCAACGGCTTCCTGGCCGACGAGGCCGGACCCGACAAGGCGTGGGAGGAATGGAATCCCACCGAGGAGTCCGTTCGCCCCGTACGCGGCAAGCACCGCGTCGCCAAGCAGCGCAACGGTCTCGCCCGTAGCTCCACCGTTCTCGGCGTCGGTGTCATCGCGGCCGTCGGCGCGGGCGGCATGGCCTCCGCGCAGAGCAGGCCGCCGGTCTCCATCTCCCTTCCCGATGCCATCTCGGACAATCTCCCCGAGGCCAAGTCCCTGCCGGGTGTCGGCGCGTTGTTCTCGGGTGAGTCCGAGGCGGAGAAGGCCAAGGCCGAGACCGCTTCCGCCCCGCTGACGACGGCCGGCATCACCACCACCGAGGCCGAACAGGGCACGACGGACGCCGGCGAGGCGCTCCGCGCCCGCATCCTCCAGCAGGCCGAGCAGCAGCAGGACTCCGCCGACGCGGAGGCCAAGGCGGCCGAGGAGAAGGCCGCCGCGGAGAAGGCGGCCGCCGAGGCGAAGAAGCAGCAGGACGCCGCAGAGGAGAAGGCCGCCGCCGCGAAGAAGAAGGCGGCGGAAGAGGCGAAGAAGAAGGCGGAGGCAGCGCGGCTCGCCAAGCTCGCCGCCAGCTACGCCATCCCCACCTCCTCGTACACGATCACCTCGACCTTCGGCGAGGCCGGTTCGATGTGGTCCTCCGGCTACCACACGGGCCTCGACTTCGCGGCGCCGACCGGTACCCCGATCAAGGCCATCCACAGCGGCACCGTCAAGTCGGCCGGCTGGTCCGGCTCGTACGGCTACCGCACGGTCCTGGAGCTTGAGGACGGTACCGAGCTGTGGTTCTGCCACCAGTCCTCGATCGGTGTCGGCGTCGGCCAGAAGGTCACCACCGGGGACACCATCGGGCGCGTCGGCGCGACCGGCAATGTGACCGGCCCGCACCTTCACCTTGAGGTCCACACCCCGGACGGCACCGGGATCGACCCGATGACCTGGCTGCGTGCCCGGGGCCTGACGGTCTGA
- a CDS encoding asparagine synthase-related protein: protein MRWLVGWSSIAASFGTAGAVGASDEGRTMHPVGSQLLWGDPDPLWAVGDWRPDEIRTIRVDTAEGAPTVRLAVLGCCGATDEQLRVGLLAARGGALRHLTAWTGSYTAVVQIGRRITVVGDLAGARPVFYTPWAGGTAYATAALPLADLIEAQLDIGHLAALLACPETPEALRDGTPYAGVKRIPPGHALILREGSREITGYEAVASLAVAAPELDPVSAVDGVRDALVEAVRARLLAPRHAPETQPPDPGPVPGMGPAERRAARGAPVPGIGSDLSGGSASATLALLAAGLPGLPGTLLGHGTGAGERLLAVTFNDLTTRAHEDELERARVIAANPRLHHVVVAAGEEALPYAELENGPLTDEPAPSLVVVERHRRRLSAGSADHFVGDGARQVLDAHPARLADLLIDRRRRHLLRPVAALAKAEGPSAHSLFVPLTVYRAARRLARTSYRSGLEAAAGRLPDANRLTPDLDTPADASLAALTWSRPGPAARWLTGEALAEVSVRLQEAAIRPTSVQRPGEARARAALARSAADHRILEQAAEVRSQRLHAPFLDNQVVRAARALPESLRVQPGARAAVLRRVLAGTGIHELPPGWGAPSQATSTAVTRTGLRASLPELIALFDAPLLADAGLVEARVVRKALRAAAEGEPLPLDGLADLASTELWLRRLISRRGTCWTGTAAPRQRAVAGGVVPARRTLQP, encoded by the coding sequence ATGCGTTGGTTGGTGGGTTGGAGCAGTATCGCCGCGAGCTTCGGCACGGCCGGGGCGGTCGGGGCAAGTGACGAGGGGCGCACGATGCACCCCGTGGGCTCCCAACTCCTCTGGGGGGACCCGGATCCGCTCTGGGCGGTCGGCGACTGGCGGCCCGACGAGATCCGCACCATCCGGGTGGACACGGCCGAGGGCGCGCCCACGGTCCGGCTCGCCGTACTCGGCTGCTGCGGCGCCACCGACGAACAACTGCGCGTCGGGCTGCTCGCCGCACGCGGCGGAGCCCTGCGCCACCTCACCGCCTGGACCGGCAGCTACACGGCCGTCGTCCAGATAGGCCGACGGATCACCGTGGTCGGCGACCTCGCCGGAGCCCGGCCCGTCTTCTACACGCCCTGGGCCGGCGGTACGGCGTACGCCACCGCCGCGCTCCCGCTCGCCGACCTCATCGAGGCACAGCTCGACATCGGCCACCTCGCCGCGCTGCTCGCCTGCCCCGAAACCCCGGAGGCGCTGCGCGACGGCACTCCGTACGCCGGGGTGAAGCGCATCCCGCCGGGACACGCGCTGATCCTCCGCGAGGGCTCGCGGGAGATCACCGGGTACGAGGCGGTGGCCTCCCTCGCGGTGGCCGCGCCCGAGCTCGATCCGGTGAGCGCCGTCGACGGGGTCCGCGACGCCCTCGTCGAAGCCGTGCGCGCCAGGCTGCTGGCGCCCCGCCACGCCCCGGAGACCCAGCCTCCCGACCCCGGACCGGTCCCCGGCATGGGCCCCGCCGAACGCCGTGCCGCCCGGGGCGCGCCCGTGCCCGGTATCGGGTCCGACCTCTCCGGAGGCAGCGCGTCGGCCACCCTCGCCCTGCTCGCGGCCGGGCTCCCCGGGCTGCCGGGCACACTCCTGGGCCATGGCACGGGAGCGGGCGAGCGACTGCTCGCCGTCACGTTCAACGACCTGACCACCCGCGCCCACGAGGACGAGCTCGAACGCGCCCGTGTCATCGCCGCCAACCCCCGGCTGCACCACGTCGTCGTCGCCGCGGGAGAAGAGGCCCTGCCGTACGCCGAGCTGGAGAACGGCCCCCTGACCGACGAACCGGCCCCGTCCCTCGTCGTCGTCGAACGCCATCGCCGCCGGCTCTCCGCGGGCAGCGCCGACCACTTCGTGGGCGACGGCGCCCGGCAGGTGCTCGACGCCCACCCGGCCCGCCTCGCCGACCTGCTGATCGACCGCCGCCGACGCCATCTGCTGCGCCCGGTCGCCGCGCTCGCCAAGGCCGAAGGCCCCTCCGCGCACTCCCTGTTCGTCCCGCTGACCGTCTACCGGGCGGCCCGGCGCCTCGCCCGTACGTCGTACCGCAGCGGTCTCGAAGCGGCGGCAGGCCGCCTTCCCGACGCCAACCGCCTCACCCCCGACCTCGACACCCCCGCCGACGCCTCGCTCGCCGCGCTGACCTGGTCACGTCCGGGGCCCGCCGCCCGCTGGCTGACCGGGGAGGCGCTCGCTGAAGTATCGGTTCGCCTTCAGGAGGCGGCGATCCGCCCCACCTCCGTCCAGCGCCCCGGCGAGGCCCGCGCCAGGGCCGCGCTCGCCCGGAGCGCCGCCGACCACCGGATCCTGGAGCAGGCCGCCGAGGTCCGCAGCCAGCGGCTGCACGCCCCCTTCCTCGACAACCAGGTCGTACGCGCCGCCCGCGCGCTCCCCGAGTCCCTCCGGGTGCAGCCGGGCGCCCGCGCGGCGGTCCTGCGCCGGGTCCTGGCGGGCACCGGTATCCATGAGCTGCCGCCCGGCTGGGGCGCACCCTCCCAGGCCACCTCGACCGCGGTCACCCGCACCGGCCTGCGCGCCTCGCTGCCCGAGCTGATCGCCCTCTTCGACGCCCCGCTGCTCGCCGACGCGGGCCTGGTCGAGGCCCGCGTCGTACGGAAGGCCCTGCGCGCGGCCGCCGAGGGCGAACCCCTCCCTCTGGACGGCCTCGCCGACCTCGCCTCCACCGAACTGTGGCTGCGCCGTCTCATCTCGCGCCGCGGCACCTGCTGGACGGGCACGGCGGCGCCGCGCCAGCGCGCGGTCGCCGGCGGGGTGGTCCCGGCACGACGGACGCTCCAGCCGTAG
- a CDS encoding PrsW family intramembrane metalloprotease: MSDGSVQQQRQSQPAVPVLEEQRVGEILAAVPERGQWRYRPRRVGMLWRSRTLRVVAVFTVLALCGLVILALVRDQTGTQGFLVGLGLAVLPVPLLMTAFRWLDRVEPGPWRNMLFAFAWGACAAALVAILANSFATQWIATATADPGSADTLGATVIAPVVEESAKAAAVLLLFLFRRRDFNGIVDGVVVAGFAATGFAFTENILYLGNAFGEDQEMGSGFVSVTVATFFVRAVMSPFAHPLFTVMTGIGFGIAASSARHQRFRRIALPLLGLVLAMGMHALWNGSSTFGPYGFYAVYGVFMVPAFGLVTWLAIWSRQRELRTLAVELPAYAAAGWLSPAEPLALASMRARGMARDTARRWQAAAAGGGPYGRQGYVPAPIGAQARARAKAQGKAAARAVAEYESFATSLAFLRRQARRGTAGHDLAERELELLHHLWQRREVAGPALAYAAQATGRLRPRFTPPAHQPYPGHGTYQPYGSHAPRPHPTYPYGQPPYGQNPYAGQPYTQPPYNAPLHNPAPCNPPPDGQQPYGQ; the protein is encoded by the coding sequence GTGTCCGACGGTTCTGTGCAGCAGCAGCGGCAGTCGCAGCCGGCCGTCCCGGTGCTCGAGGAGCAGCGGGTCGGCGAGATCCTGGCTGCCGTGCCGGAGCGGGGCCAGTGGCGTTACCGGCCGCGCCGCGTCGGGATGCTGTGGCGGAGCAGGACGCTCCGCGTCGTCGCCGTCTTCACCGTGCTGGCCCTGTGCGGCCTGGTGATCCTCGCTCTGGTCCGCGACCAGACGGGCACGCAGGGGTTCCTCGTCGGTCTGGGGCTTGCGGTTCTGCCGGTCCCGCTGCTGATGACGGCGTTCCGCTGGCTGGACCGGGTCGAACCGGGCCCGTGGCGCAACATGCTGTTCGCCTTCGCCTGGGGTGCCTGCGCGGCCGCCCTCGTCGCGATCCTCGCGAATTCGTTCGCGACCCAGTGGATCGCCACGGCCACCGCCGACCCGGGCAGCGCGGACACGCTGGGCGCCACGGTGATAGCGCCCGTCGTCGAGGAGAGCGCCAAGGCCGCGGCCGTGCTGCTGCTCTTCCTGTTCCGAAGACGGGACTTCAACGGGATCGTCGACGGTGTGGTCGTCGCCGGCTTCGCCGCGACGGGCTTCGCCTTCACCGAGAACATCCTCTATCTGGGCAACGCCTTCGGCGAGGACCAGGAGATGGGCTCGGGTTTCGTATCGGTGACCGTCGCGACGTTCTTCGTACGGGCGGTGATGTCACCGTTCGCGCATCCGCTCTTCACCGTCATGACGGGCATCGGCTTCGGGATCGCCGCGAGCAGCGCACGCCATCAGCGCTTCCGCCGCATCGCGCTGCCGCTGCTCGGCCTGGTCCTCGCGATGGGCATGCACGCCCTGTGGAACGGCTCGTCGACGTTCGGCCCGTACGGTTTCTACGCGGTGTACGGCGTGTTCATGGTGCCCGCCTTCGGCCTGGTGACCTGGCTGGCGATCTGGTCCCGCCAGCGCGAGCTGCGCACTCTGGCCGTCGAGCTGCCCGCCTACGCCGCGGCCGGCTGGCTGTCCCCCGCCGAGCCCCTCGCCCTGGCCTCGATGCGGGCCCGCGGCATGGCCAGGGACACGGCACGCCGGTGGCAGGCGGCGGCAGCGGGTGGCGGTCCGTACGGCCGCCAGGGCTACGTACCGGCCCCGATCGGCGCCCAGGCCAGGGCCCGGGCCAAAGCACAGGGCAAGGCGGCGGCCCGTGCGGTCGCCGAGTACGAGTCGTTCGCGACGTCACTGGCGTTTCTGCGCCGGCAGGCCCGCCGCGGCACGGCGGGCCATGACCTGGCCGAACGCGAGCTGGAGCTGCTGCACCATCTGTGGCAGCGCCGGGAGGTCGCCGGACCCGCACTGGCGTACGCGGCGCAGGCGACGGGCCGTCTGCGTCCCCGGTTCACGCCTCCGGCGCACCAGCCGTACCCGGGACACGGCACGTACCAGCCCTACGGCAGCCACGCCCCGCGCCCGCACCCCACGTATCCGTACGGCCAACCCCCGTACGGCCAGAACCCGTACGCGGGTCAGCCGTACACGCAGCCCCCGTACAACGCACCGCTCCACAACCCGGCGCCCTGCAACCCGCCGCCCGACGGCCAACAGCCTTACGGCCAGTAG